The Tachysurus fulvidraco isolate hzauxx_2018 chromosome 4, HZAU_PFXX_2.0, whole genome shotgun sequence DNA window agtttactttctttttcccaTGACTGCATTAGATTCTAAGAACAGTCCCAGcacatgattttattatttttattttctgaaccTTTTCTgatctatatataaaatgcataaCGACAGTTTGCATGTATCCATTTCCAGAAGCTATACACTGATGAGCACAGTCTCAACACAGCATTCAGGTGACATGGCTGTTTATTGACTGTAAATTAGAAACTTGTGTTCAATAGACAGGtatattttcctttcttttaccATCTCTATTTACACAGTTACATTTGTATACAACAGATGGATGGCAAGGTAATTTTGGATTTCACAAATATGACCAATGCATTTGAGCGTTAATTAGAGACAAAAGTAcaggtcttttttttcccttctactaaacaaaaataaacccatGACTCATGAAGCAACAGAGTGAAATTTACAGTATGGTCTTTATGGTGGACATTAAGTATTTTTCATTTCTACCGTTTGacggtggtaaaaaaaaaaaaaagcacaaaaaatttCTGTTAATGCAAAGCAAGTGACCTTTACTTTGAAAGAAGGTAATATACATCCTGGAATTACAGATAGATACattatgaacaaaataaattcacaatgagtattgttttcattttaattcaccCAAAGTGGTGCAAATGAGATGTTTACAATGCTGATTGCAATAGGAAAAGGTGAACGCATACCTAAAAGCATagctatatatgttttttactgtataattcACTGTAAAAATCTTCTCTATTAAGCAGTAGTCCACATTACTAACAACTTCAAAAACAAAGGAAGGgaaataattataacaacacaaaacagaaatgGGTTTTGAGTCATCCTCTCTCACTAAGTAGCTCAACTGCGATGCATACGTCATAAATAGATGTGGGGCTAACACAAAAGATCCACAAGCATCATTCCACAATTCCAGCATAGCTGAAACAACGATCTGCCACTCATCCAAATCTCTGAAGACCAACCTACGCTCATTTGTTACGAACCTTTATGGTAATTCTCTCTACAGGTGCCTCTGCAATCATGTCTTATGCCAAACACCTCTAAACAAAGCATGTTAAAATAATTGTGGGccataaaatgtgtgtaaacaaaGATGTCGGCTCTTCACGTGTTCATAGTTTTGTCCCCCATACTCTTTTTAGAATTAAGAAgcatgagaaaaagaaaggttAAATGAAAGAACGGGTTCATTTCAGTCTAAACTGTAAACCTTTTCAGCTAGGGCACTTTTATTAGTTAGGATAATGTCTGAACTCTAAAAGATCATCTAGCGTGATTCGTATAGCTTCAGCTGATGCAGTCCCTCTCACAGGTCAAAACTATTAGATAATTTTGTTTCGTTTAGAATGGAGTACATGACTACAAATGCACGtttaacatttttctatttttttttttaaaagaaaggaCACTACAGCAGTTGACAAACATAATAATGTGATGCaaattttgtaattttaataaaCCTACAACTTGAAAGTCTTCTTCAAACCGAATACATGTTCTTTGTCGTAGAGCCACTTTTGCTAGAGGTGTCATCGTGGGACTGGTATCCAATAATGTTTTTGACGGGGAGATTCAAGCGCTCTTTGTATTGTTGCCttaatgaaatggaaaaaaaaaacagaagcaggCATAAACAGTTTTATCGTCATACATGTAGAAGTGACTGGAAAGATCTATAGCTGTGCTAAATAACACAAATGCTGCAGTACGCTGACTGAGCACTTTATCAGGAACAACTGTACCACTACTCACTTGTGTAGCtctcatcagccaatcaggtagCAGCAACACaatgctgaaatattttttttttaaaaaactgctgatctcggatttatttatttatttatttatttacagacacAAAAGTCTCGaaagagtttacacagaacagtggaattaagaagaaaaaaaaacatcacttaAGTGACGGTTCTATTGGTAGAGAAGCCGTGTTGAGAggtcaaaggaaaaaaaatgttcagatgGTTCAAAGTGACAGGATGGGTTTAGTAATTCAAATAATCGCTCTGTGCaaatgtggtgagcagaaacGCATTTCGTAACACACGATAATACAAACCTTGAGTTgaatgggctacaacagcataAGATCTCACTGGGGTCCACTCCAGTCATCCAAGGACAAGAATGTGAGGCTACAGTGAGCAATGGAATGTGGAACATTGCAAAAAGAATTTTTCTAATCTAAACTGTCCTGTTTTAATCATCATTTTttatgttctgagatgcttttctgctcaccaggTAAAATTTTACAGGTAAAATTTCAGCTACCACGTCCTTCTGGATGGCTTGACCAAATCGAACCCCTTTCTCCGACTTTACTCAACACTCATCGAACTACAGAGCCGTCTACAGAGCACTTATAAATCAGCCAATGGACAGCTATAgaaatactcagaccagccAGTATGACACCAAAAATCACACCATAGACAAAAGGACTGGCATCACTCTTTTCCTCATTCCgatggttgatgtgaacattagctGAAGCTGCTGGTGTGTATCTACATGATTTTACACACTGCACTGCTGCCAAATGATTGACTGATTAGATGATTGCATGAATGAGTagatgtacaggtgttcctaataaagacACCATTAGGTGTACAGTTCTATACACAGAAACTCGCTGGTGAGAACTAAAACATTAGTGTTATTCAGATCAGTGTATTTAATTCCTCCTAGATGTCATTAAGTCCAAAGGGGGAAAGGTTCATTCTTACAAAAGCAAATCATTTTAATCTATTGATTATGCAACACttcagtccaaaaaaaaaaaagatgcaacTCACCCTATCGTCATAATAGCGTCCCTGTTTTGGCAGTTGCCCGTCCAGATGGAGATTTTGTCCCCCTTTGGACGAACATTAACTACTGCTCCACAAACATCTTCACTGGCTTCGTCAAAAGATTCACCAATTAAGCACAACAGCTGCAAAACACATTGATAAAGCAACTTTAAAACACTGCACAAATAATGAAGATACAGAGCTTTCGCTTCAGAAAAAAAGGGGTAAACTTACTGTCTCCATCCAGTAGCGATCGAGGTCATTGTGTCGCTGCTGTTTGCTGAGCGTCATTAACCACCTCCCTCCAAGTTTATTCCTGTCATCTTCCCACATGGGCTTGATCCCATCCTGAGAGAAAGAGCAGCCACAACATACCCAGTGTGAGATCGGTGAACACAGGATGCTAGTCAAGACATTTCACTGTCAAAGTAGTAAACAGAAATTGAAAAGTCTTTAAACCATACCTTAAATAAACAGTAATCACAGCCATATCCAAGCTTACTAGGTTGTTGTATGTGGTTATATAACCTGCAGGGGGGAAAAAGCGGAAGAAACATTATAAgactgtaaataaaaacttgaaggaaaaaaacaaacaaaaacaaacacagttaTAGTGTTTTAACAGTTGCAAATCACACACTTACGCCCAGAAATCTTCCACTGTGTCAAACTTGGAGATCAGTCGCAGGTTTTCCGTCCAGCTTTTGCTCTTATCATTTTTGAAATACCAGAGAGCCCATCTGCATAGAGGACACAGTGGAAActtaaacaagcaaataaatgcAGGCTTATTTATCTTAACTTACAGTAGACAAACATTCAAACTGCTTCGCACATAGGGGGATCACAGAAActttaaacagataaatatacataatgGCAAAACTCTTATTTAGACAGGATACTTTATCCAGACAGAAAGGGGGATTAACATGTAGATTATACAGGTTAGAAATAAAAGCAAGAATGGTCCAAAGTCCAATGACTCAGTTATAATAAAGCTTCAAAATGCTACAGAGTG harbors:
- the eif4e1c gene encoding eukaryotic translation initiation factor 4E family member 1c, with protein sequence MATSEPRGPESEEGSNDSPTPVAASPEQYIKHPLQNRWALWYFKNDKSKSWTENLRLISKFDTVEDFWALYNHIQQPSKLGYGCDYCLFKDGIKPMWEDDRNKLGGRWLMTLSKQQRHNDLDRYWMETLLCLIGESFDEASEDVCGAVVNVRPKGDKISIWTGNCQNRDAIMTIGQQYKERLNLPVKNIIGYQSHDDTSSKSGSTTKNMYSV